A region from the Pseudomonas sp. KU26590 genome encodes:
- the nrdR gene encoding transcriptional regulator NrdR, which translates to MHCPFCGANDTKVIDSRLVAEGDQVRRRRECVACEERFTTFETAELVLPRLIKQDGSRQPFDEEKLRAGMQRALEKRPVSVERLEAALAHIKSKLRATGEREVKSLIVGELVMGELQKLDEVAYIRFASVYRRFQDLNEFREEIDRLAREPAKE; encoded by the coding sequence ATGCACTGTCCCTTTTGCGGTGCCAACGACACCAAAGTCATTGACTCGCGCCTCGTTGCTGAAGGCGATCAGGTTCGCCGCCGCCGTGAATGCGTCGCCTGCGAAGAACGCTTCACCACATTCGAAACCGCTGAACTGGTGCTGCCCCGGCTGATCAAGCAGGACGGCAGCCGTCAGCCCTTCGATGAAGAGAAGCTGCGCGCCGGCATGCAGCGCGCGCTGGAAAAGCGCCCGGTCAGCGTCGAACGGCTGGAAGCGGCCCTGGCCCATATCAAAAGCAAGCTGCGCGCGACCGGCGAGCGCGAGGTCAAATCGCTGATCGTCGGTGAGCTGGTGATGGGCGAACTGCAAAAACTCGACGAAGTGGCCTACATCCGCTTTGCTTCTGTCTATCGGCGGTTTCAGGACCTCAACGAATTCCGCGAAGAAATCGACCGACTGGCCCGCGAGCCGGCTAAAGAGTGA
- a CDS encoding class I SAM-dependent methyltransferase, translating into MTAPLHLQAALSELLGDAQLVAEALPGTELKLWLIDANNMDRAFSPDETRRILDDPPYWSFCWASGLALARFLAEQPQWVAGRRVLDFGAGSGVAGIAAMKAGALEVVACDLDPLAIEACRANAGLNGVTLQYSNDFFAEEDRFDLILVADVLYDRANLPLLDQFLSRGKQALVADSRVRDFQHPMYTRLGILDALTLPDLAEPWEFRRVSLYHAQRQA; encoded by the coding sequence GTGACCGCCCCGCTTCACCTGCAAGCCGCATTGAGCGAGCTGCTGGGCGATGCGCAACTGGTCGCCGAAGCACTGCCGGGGACGGAGCTGAAGCTTTGGCTGATCGACGCGAACAATATGGATCGCGCCTTCAGCCCCGACGAAACCCGGCGCATTCTCGACGACCCGCCCTACTGGAGTTTCTGCTGGGCCAGTGGCCTGGCGCTGGCGCGCTTTCTCGCCGAGCAGCCGCAGTGGGTCGCGGGCAGGCGGGTGCTGGATTTCGGGGCGGGGTCGGGGGTCGCAGGCATTGCGGCGATGAAAGCCGGGGCGCTTGAAGTCGTCGCCTGTGATCTCGATCCGCTGGCGATCGAGGCCTGCCGGGCCAACGCCGGACTGAACGGCGTGACGCTTCAGTATTCAAACGACTTCTTCGCCGAGGAGGATCGTTTCGACCTGATCCTGGTGGCCGACGTGCTGTACGACCGCGCCAACCTGCCGCTGCTGGATCAGTTTCTCAGTCGCGGCAAACAAGCGTTGGTGGCCGATTCCCGGGTGCGGGACTTTCAGCACCCGATGTATACGCGGCTGGGAATCCTTGATGCGCTGACGCTGCCGGATCTGGCCGAGCCGTGGGAGTTTCGCAGGGTGAGTCTTTATCATGCGCAGCGACAGGCCTGA
- the ribD gene encoding bifunctional diaminohydroxyphosphoribosylaminopyrimidine deaminase/5-amino-6-(5-phosphoribosylamino)uracil reductase RibD, protein MTSTEQSVLDAAYMARALELARKGVYSTHPNPRVGCVIVRDGAIVGEGWHVRAGEPHAEVHALRQAGDKAKDATAYVTLEPCSHHGRTPPCAEALVDAGVARVVAAMQDPNPDVAGRGLLRLMSAGIAVQSGVLESEARALNKGFLKRMEHGLPYVRVKLAMSLDGRTAMASGESQWITGPEARSAVQRLRAQSSVVLTGADTVLADNARLTVRPDELGLNAELTALAATRPPLRVLVDGRLRVPLDAPFFKAGSALVATCAAASARGRYHDEGHELLALPSSGGHVDLRKLLVELATRGVNDVLVEAGPKLAGAFTRLGLVDEFQIFVAGKFMGSSARPLLDLPLAQMSEALELKIVEMRAVGNDWRVIAIPASHPGV, encoded by the coding sequence ATGACCTCCACAGAGCAAAGCGTGCTCGACGCGGCCTACATGGCGCGGGCGCTGGAACTGGCGCGCAAGGGCGTCTACTCGACGCACCCCAACCCGCGCGTCGGCTGCGTGATCGTGCGTGATGGCGCCATTGTCGGCGAAGGCTGGCACGTCCGCGCCGGTGAGCCCCACGCCGAGGTGCATGCGCTGCGCCAGGCGGGCGACAAGGCGAAAGACGCGACGGCTTACGTCACCCTCGAGCCCTGCAGTCATCATGGCCGCACCCCGCCGTGTGCCGAGGCGCTGGTCGATGCCGGTGTGGCGCGTGTGGTCGCCGCCATGCAAGACCCCAATCCCGATGTGGCCGGCCGTGGCCTGCTGCGCTTGATGAGCGCCGGTATTGCGGTGCAGAGCGGCGTGCTCGAAAGCGAAGCGCGGGCGCTGAACAAAGGGTTTCTCAAACGCATGGAGCACGGCCTGCCGTACGTGCGGGTCAAGCTGGCGATGAGCCTCGACGGACGCACGGCCATGGCCAGTGGTGAGAGCCAGTGGATCACCGGCCCTGAAGCGCGCTCCGCCGTGCAGCGCCTGCGTGCGCAGTCGAGCGTGGTGCTGACCGGCGCCGATACCGTGCTGGCAGACAACGCGAGGCTCACTGTTCGCCCGGACGAATTGGGCCTGAACGCCGAACTCACCGCCCTTGCCGCGACCCGGCCGCCGTTGCGCGTGCTGGTCGACGGTCGTTTGCGGGTGCCCCTTGATGCGCCGTTCTTTAAAGCGGGCAGCGCGTTGGTGGCAACCTGCGCGGCAGCCTCGGCGCGCGGGCGCTACCACGACGAAGGCCACGAACTGCTGGCGCTGCCGAGCAGTGGCGGGCACGTCGATCTGCGCAAACTGTTGGTCGAACTGGCCACCCGCGGCGTCAACGACGTACTGGTCGAGGCCGGCCCTAAACTCGCTGGTGCCTTTACCCGGCTGGGGCTGGTGGATGAATTTCAGATCTTCGTGGCGGGCAAGTTCATGGGCTCGTCGGCGCGACCGTTGCTTGACCTGCCGCTGGCGCAGATGAGCGAAGCGCTCGAACTCAAGATTGTCGAAATGCGCGCGGTCGGCAATGACTGGCGAGTCATTGCGATACCCGCGTCGCACCCCGGCGTATAA
- a CDS encoding riboflavin synthase: MFTGIIESIGSIRAITPKGGDVRVYVETGKLDLSDVKLGDSIAVNGVCLTAVDLPGDGFWADVSRETLNVTAFVDLKTGSRVNLEKALTPTTRLGGHLVSGHVDGVGEVLSREENARAIQFRMRAPRELAKYISHKGSITIDGTSLTVNAVNGAEFELTIVPHTLAETIMGDYSPGRKINLEVDLLARYLERLLLGDKAADPTPAQGGNITESFLAANGYLKS; the protein is encoded by the coding sequence ATGTTTACCGGCATCATCGAATCCATCGGCAGCATCCGCGCCATCACTCCGAAAGGCGGCGACGTCCGCGTTTACGTAGAGACCGGCAAGCTCGACCTTTCCGACGTCAAGCTGGGCGACAGCATTGCCGTCAACGGCGTCTGCCTGACCGCCGTTGACTTGCCAGGCGATGGCTTCTGGGCTGACGTCAGCCGCGAGACCCTGAACGTCACCGCGTTCGTCGATCTGAAAACCGGCAGCCGCGTCAATCTGGAAAAGGCCCTGACCCCGACCACGCGCCTGGGCGGCCATCTGGTCAGCGGCCACGTCGACGGCGTCGGCGAAGTGCTGTCCCGGGAAGAAAACGCCCGTGCCATTCAGTTCCGCATGCGCGCCCCCCGCGAACTGGCCAAGTACATCTCCCACAAAGGCTCGATCACCATCGACGGTACCAGCCTGACCGTGAACGCGGTCAACGGCGCCGAGTTCGAGCTGACCATCGTCCCGCACACCCTGGCCGAAACCATCATGGGCGACTACAGCCCGGGCCGTAAGATCAACCTGGAAGTCGACCTGCTGGCGCGTTACCTCGAGCGTTTGCTGCTCGGTGACAAAGCCGCTGATCCGACGCCAGCCCAGGGCGGCAACATCACGGAAAGCTTTCTGGCCGCCAACGGCTACCTCAAATCCTGA
- the ribBA gene encoding bifunctional 3,4-dihydroxy-2-butanone-4-phosphate synthase/GTP cyclohydrolase II: protein MALNSIEELVEDIRQGKMVILMDDEDRENEGDLIMASECVKAEHINFMARYARGLICMPMTRERCETLKLPLMAQRNGSGFGTKFTVSIEAAEGVTTGISAADRARTVQAAAAKGAKADDIVSPGHIFPLMAQAGGTLSRAGHTEAACDLARMAGFEPSGVICEVMNDDGTMSRRTELEAFAAEHNIKIGTIADLIHYRMIHERTVQRIAEQPLDSELGHFNLVTYRDSVEGDVHLALTLGKICAEEATLVRVHNMDPLRDLLMVKQPGRWSLRAAMKTVAEAGSGVVLLLGHPLDGDTVLAHVRETAGGTPIKTPTTYSTVGAGSQILRDLGVRKMRLMSSPMKFNAISGFDLEVVEYVPSE, encoded by the coding sequence GTGGCGCTCAACAGCATCGAAGAACTGGTTGAAGACATTCGCCAAGGCAAGATGGTCATCCTCATGGATGACGAAGACCGCGAGAACGAAGGCGATCTGATCATGGCCTCCGAGTGCGTCAAGGCCGAGCACATCAACTTCATGGCGCGTTACGCCCGTGGCCTGATCTGCATGCCGATGACCCGCGAGCGCTGCGAGACCCTGAAACTGCCGCTTATGGCGCAGCGCAATGGTTCCGGCTTCGGCACCAAGTTCACCGTGTCCATCGAGGCCGCCGAAGGCGTGACCACCGGGATTTCCGCCGCCGACCGCGCGCGCACCGTGCAGGCTGCTGCTGCCAAAGGCGCCAAGGCTGACGACATCGTCAGCCCGGGCCACATCTTCCCGCTGATGGCTCAAGCCGGCGGCACGCTGTCCCGCGCCGGTCATACGGAAGCGGCATGCGATCTGGCGCGCATGGCCGGTTTCGAGCCGAGCGGCGTGATCTGCGAGGTCATGAACGACGACGGCACCATGTCCCGTCGCACCGAGTTGGAAGCCTTCGCGGCCGAGCACAACATCAAGATCGGCACCATTGCCGACCTGATCCATTACCGGATGATCCACGAACGTACCGTTCAGCGGATTGCCGAGCAGCCGCTGGACAGCGAACTGGGCCATTTCAACCTGGTGACTTACCGCGATTCCGTCGAAGGTGACGTGCACCTGGCGCTGACGCTGGGCAAGATCTGCGCGGAAGAAGCCACGCTGGTTCGCGTGCATAACATGGACCCGCTGCGCGACCTGCTGATGGTCAAACAGCCCGGCCGCTGGAGCCTGCGCGCCGCGATGAAGACCGTGGCCGAGGCTGGCAGCGGCGTCGTGCTGCTGCTCGGTCACCCGCTCGATGGCGACACGGTTCTGGCCCATGTGCGTGAAACCGCCGGTGGCACACCGATCAAGACGCCGACCACGTACAGCACTGTCGGTGCCGGTTCGCAGATCCTGCGTGACCTCGGCGTGCGCAAAATGCGCCTGATGAGTTCGCCAATGAAGTTCAATGCGATATCCGGTTTCGATCTGGAAGTTGTAGAATACGTGCCCTCCGAATAA